In Telopea speciosissima isolate NSW1024214 ecotype Mountain lineage chromosome 10, Tspe_v1, whole genome shotgun sequence, the DNA window TGCGATATGGATTCTTTCACAATCTCTGTCAATCTAATATTCTATGTAATCTCCATCATTTGTTTCCTTGTATATGTCAATCTCTTGTAACTTGTATATATACATTCCTCTATTGAGGAATCATAATCAAGGAATAACATTACACTTGACatgaaaagaccgccttaccattacccgagcaggggtaaggcggtctttaccgccttgctgtgtGTAGGACGCACGATAGTATCGGACAGGCAGAATTAGAGGATCCAGATTCCTACCATTGTGTGAACCCTTAGCGGAGAGGGTGAGAGAGATAATTTAAATTGTAAACTTTGGGAGTAGTATATGTGAATTTTGTTGTGCTTTTAATCTCTCTCCCCCAAGTGGTGGAATATTTCGTTCAGAACATGATTAATTCCTCTTGATTGTGCATCACTGGTTTACAATTTGAGTGATGCACATGTTAATATATTGAATAATGGCAGTTTGTAATTTCAAACCTTATCCATGGTCTGAATtgttataataataatatgtgGTGTAATTATTTGTCCTTTAAATCTTCTACAATTTCTTTCCAATCAGCATAAAATATATGGCCTTGGCTTTCCCTCTAAAATTACTTTATGAGAGAGGGATGGATATGCTAACAATATCTAGATCCTCCATGGCGCGTTGCTCTTAGCGGTCTAAGCTGCGCAAACTGAGCCACCTGCGCAAGGATCGCCTTACctctgcccaaatgccttgctcGAGcgagggtaaggtggtcattgcacgcaCGGCCCAATCTACACCGCACAGGCCACTAcgggcagctgggccgtagaggatctgtgTTGAACAATATACCATAccctagcaccctatgtgtctgtTTCTCTCTGCCACCCTTGAAATGGCTCCCTTAACCctcaaagggaagaaaagagagatagacacataaactGCTAGCATACGGTATACTACAAAAATGTATttattcatctctctctctctctctctctctctctctctctctctctctctctaagagattttatttttttattttttttaaagaaaaaacactaagtaattaaataaaataacaacaCTTTGTTACTAAAAGAGACTATGAGTAGATATAATGCAAAAGcagaaaatattgaaaatattattattataaacaAAGAGTTGAAAATACACATATCCATGAAATTTTCAACACATGAAACGACTAATGCTTTGTGCAATCAACTGGCTTGAAATACACCTTTCTCTTTTCAAGATCATGACCAatcaagaaatccatttgaGCTATGTTCCCAAATATACTCAAACCATTTTGAGGGATAAAGGCAAAGCAGACAACTTCTTCAGATATACCAACAAAAGTATTCAGCGGTTTCAACTTCACATCAGCACCAGTAAAATGGGCAGTGATTGGAACATTAACATCTGTATCAGCTGTATAGCATAAACTAAATAACCCTTGAGGGTCTGGAACACTTTCGCCATTAATCAAATTCTTCACTTCTGATTCAAGATTTTGGTAGAAATCAGATGGGAGAAATGTCAATGTTGTACCTGAATCAAGTATAATATTTCCCTCATCAACACCAACCTTAGATGAACTCTTATATGTCAATCTCTTGTTTCCAACACTAATTCCTTCAAGGGTCACATAATAGAATGTACCCGGATTTTTTGTCACTAAAGGAGTCGAAATGACATCGGCACCCGAAACAACAGCTTCACTACCAAAATTCAATTTGCTTGTCACATTTACCTTATCTAGAGGAACCAAGCAGTAAGAGAACTTGCCACCAATAGATGTTTTCAGTTGCGAAATCAATGATAGAGGACCCCCTCCTAACCCAACTAGACCACTTTCTCTTTCACTAAAAGTTCCATCATTGTTGTGTCCACAACCAAAGATTTTTCTTGGTAAAGGGACTGATCTACCACTACTAGTAGAACCCAATGTGATTGTCTCAGTACCAAGAAGGCCATTAGTCAAGGAACTGTCCCCATATTGATAAGCATACTCACAAGCATTAGCTTTAGAAGAACAACCATTAAAACCAGTACCTAACAAATCACATTCTTTAGAACTGCATAATAAGTTTCGATAGGTTGATGATTTGGTTGGATCAAATAAAGGAGCATTTTGCTTGTAACATTGTTCACAAGGCTTGCATTGGATCCAAATAAGATCACTACCTGTATCTGCAATTGCAAGGGTATCCACTGATGGAGTACCAAATGAAATTTTCATAAGATATGAACCACCATTAGGGACAATTTGGGTTGAAATTTGCTGTGGAGAGATTGCGCATTTCTTGAAATTATTGGCGCGAGACACCGATCGATGGAACGCATTCTGCAGACGCTCGAAACGAGTCACCGATGGGTTGTAGGTTGGAGAAAGCAATGAATCACGGTGGATAATATCGACAGTGAACCCACCTTTTTTACCAGCTTCAATTAGGCACAATGTGGAGAGATAATCAGAGAAGACTATAATTAGGGCAGGAACGGGTGAACAGGAACTAAAATAAGTAGCCATGATTTTGTAGACTAGTGTAGAGGGAGATGTGAGAATTGAAAGAGTTCTAACAAGCTGTATATAGCGATAGAGACTAGGAAGGGATTTCGTTCATCATTTTGACTAGATTCAAAGAATGCCAAAACCTTGGAGGGTTTTCCATTTCTGCACGGGTAATTGTCCAAATTCTTTTAGATTCATTAATTCTCAATGAATTACCCCTATTAATGGTAAGTTCTTAATTCTATTAGAGCAAATCAAGCTACTGAGGTGATTCCAATCTGTATTTTGACAAATCTTTGGATTGGAATATTCATATATGAATTTAtagcattttttctttttttttggtaactagtTATAGAAAATTAATAAGggttatcctttttttttgggtaatgaatAACGGTTAATCCCATGGTGTGATTTTCCGATGTATTGATTTTTTGAAGAATCTTGTTTGCATCTACGGCTCATAGCTTGAAATATAAGGAAGAGTGGAAGTCGGCAACATTAGTAGAAAATTAATTAGGGTTGTACCAATTTAAATATCAATTCTTCTAATGGTAAATGGAGGTCCCTTCAGTTTTTTTGTAATTGCTGTGAAATTAATGGTGGATTTTTAAATATTGGAGGAAGTCATTAATGTGGCTAGACTCTCAAAATGGTCCACCCACGTTATACGGTTCAGATCCTCTGCTGCTGCTTGCTCATGCGATGGCCGGCATGCAGTTTGACACAGGCAGCTGAGGCGAAATGATCGCCCTACCCAGCGCCTGAGCACCTTGCCCGGATGGGATCCAtgccctgcctgtgtgaggctgcatgTCGGCCGCACGGGCATGCAGcaggagaggatccaaattgcataTTATAAGAAACTTGGATAGAGAGGGCATGGTCTGAAATCTGAATTAGGCATGTGTCAAATTGTTATATTCAAGTTCAATTAAATATCCCCTTGTATGTCCTTGCACACATATTgtctgccatgtggcagcttaCCAAAATGACCCATGGTGGAAgatatctccctctctctcatgAGCGGGTCATCCGATGTTCTGTTTAGGTATTTGAAATTTTCAATATTTCAACAAGCTATACCACAAAGAATTGAAATTTTCGTCACTATATAATTGTCATAATTAACTCAAAGAAggttttttttgtgtttatttggtAAACCTCAAAGAAGGTTACTGAAAAAAGGGAGAAATAAatcagcccaaaaaataaacatgGAAATTTTCattaagaaaatacaaaaatatctttttattATCTGTTTCATGAGTGGGCGCTATATTTGGAAATAAAAGAGAGTTTATTGGCTATTATAACTCAAATAAGGTTactaaaaagggagaaaaaaaaattatccgaaaaggcaaacttgaaaattttttcattaaggaagaaaaaattatCTGTCAATATCATATTTAGAAGATGGACAGATAAGTCAAGGACGTACCAAAATATTTGGGACTCCATTGTGTTTGGAATTAGGAGTAAGGTTGGGCAAGCCATTCCCGTTGTTCCGGATAATGGTAGAAACTGGTATATTGTTGGTAGCTAGGGCATTCCATACACCCTTTTTTAGTGTAATTCCCCACCCTTAGTGGCTGGCCCAATTGGGCAGCGCTTTGATTCTCTCTCCTTCCcgtccttttctcttttctatccTCCCTTCTCCCCCCTTCTCCCCCTCTTAGgtgcttttgtttttgttgtgctTTCGTtgaatatattatatttattcatccaaaaaaatcatattttaaaataaaaaatagtatattgagaaatgcaatggaaaaaataaatttattaacCCTATGATCAAGCTTCATGTAGATATAGgatatttaaaaaatacatCATGGGAAGGTGTGGCTTCACAGAATTTGTTTACTTGGAATCTTTTAATCTCAGCCGTTGGTTACTGATATGGTGCACACCATAACACACTAAACACCATCCTTCTGGCCTACCAGAATTCACGAAATGGAATCTTTCTCATAGAACACTTATTTTATACCCAAATCGACCCAAACAAATTTGAGAATGACCTCTGTAACCATAAAAACGTGATTACAGACCTGTTGCATAAATAAACAACAGGATACTCCCAAAATCCGTTTAAAGCCATTCAACCCTTTCTCAATTCGCTCCATTTTCGCGCTACTTCACAAAAATCTCAATAACTTCCTCATCTGATATCGAAGATAGGTGAGACAAATTGTGTTGTAAGCACGATTCAACGAGCTACATTTCTTGAGAAGATTATTTTGCCCAGTTCGGCTATTAAGACTTCCGAAAATAGATTCAAAGTGGACCCCACTGCACGATCCTATGAAATCCCAACTTTTGATGTACAaggccttcacctgctgcttcgatCCTTTACCAAACAATGTATAAGGACCTAATATACTTCAAAAAGTCATTCTCCAAGCTTGGATGCTGCTGTAATGctatcaaatgaccaaaatgcccttgacATTGTGCAGAAGCCCGTTTGACCATTCCAACTCTACCAAACCACCAATAACTACTGCCACAACACCACTATGACCAACAACATTCCACACACTCCAGTGGACTAACACTTTGGGATGGCATAcggctagggttaaggtttgAGGGTTCGTCAACTGAGAGTGTTGTGTCAATGTGGGATTTGAATAAGGATGATACTATAAGCTCATTTTGCCTCCGtttggttgtaaggggaattaaagggaagggaagggaaatttttcaaacctaaaaaagaaatttttgtaatcattaccccatgtgattgtataaactacttaaatttcttaccatatctagtaaagatacattttatatgtaatatttattttacaatttaaaccaaagggaaatggatgcacagtaaagtgaaatttaataaccaaatatggaatgatttggagttagatatattgtcacatggtgtcacttggggtaatgattaaaaaagttccttttttaagtatgaaaatttcacttcccttccctttaattccccttgcaaccaaacggagcctttaTGGTTGGGGTGtgaatgggtcgggttgggccaggccttccctaaaccctaacccaaccctagaggccttaacctaaaccctgacccgacccgaccctgccaaggccaagaaaccctcaacccagtcccgaccctgccagggtttttcctgactccggccctgattgaccctgatagggtcgggcagggtcgggttggccctgattgaccctgtcttgaccctaACCCTGGCCCTGATTCTGTCTGTAATCCCATGTGCCATTAgggctttttttgtcttttgctttttaattttttttattaggctatatatataaataaatattagaccaaaaaaaaatatatatatatatatgcaatattatatacttataattaatacagggtcgggttgggccggactGGACTAAGCCcgggatctaaaccctgacccaacccgaccctgccagggccagactataactaaaccc includes these proteins:
- the LOC122643338 gene encoding aspartic proteinase CDR1-like produces the protein MATYFSSCSPVPALIIVFSDYLSTLCLIEAGKKGGFTVDIIHRDSLLSPTYNPSVTRFERLQNAFHRSVSRANNFKKCAISPQQISTQIVPNGGSYLMKISFGTPSVDTLAIADTGSDLIWIQCKPCEQCYKQNAPLFDPTKSSTYRNLLCSSKECDLLGTGFNGCSSKANACEYAYQYGDSSLTNGLLGTETITLGSTSSGRSVPLPRKIFGCGHNNDGTFSERESGLVGLGGGPLSLISQLKTSIGGKFSYCLVPLDKVNVTSKLNFGSEAVVSGADVISTPLVTKNPGTFYYVTLEGISVGNKRLTYKSSSKVGVDEGNIILDSGTTLTFLPSDFYQNLESEVKNLINGESVPDPQGLFSLCYTADTDVNVPITAHFTGADVKLKPLNTFVGISEEVVCFAFIPQNGLSIFGNIAQMDFLIGHDLEKRKVYFKPVDCTKH